From a single Patescibacteria group bacterium genomic region:
- a CDS encoding transmembrane domain-containing protein — protein MLKGNQKGSTRAIAAAVIGALLLFVIIGVFFFSKGGDDGFPAIDKAIGAVGNLLAEDYLPYIRHNDGYKSAKDITTTGTLTAEQITTTDDMSVTDDLAVSGDLSSIGTTTPSLTNSAPLLVGTSSPSDMNAKAEFYDTGTTTVSIDSSHATRGGCIKMKAIGGAYVYCTVAGTTFSCSATSCE, from the coding sequence ATGCTTAAAGGAAACCAAAAAGGAAGTACGCGCGCAATAGCGGCCGCCGTTATAGGCGCACTGCTGTTGTTCGTCATAATCGGCGTATTTTTCTTTAGTAAAGGCGGCGATGACGGATTTCCTGCAATAGATAAGGCAATAGGCGCTGTAGGCAATTTATTGGCCGAAGATTATTTGCCTTATATCCGTCATAACGACGGCTACAAAAGCGCAAAAGACATAACCACCACCGGAACTTTAACCGCTGAACAAATTACCACTACTGATGATATGAGCGTAACTGATGATTTAGCCGTTAGCGGAGATTTGTCTTCGATAGGAACTACTACTCCATCTCTTACCAATAGTGCTCCGCTTTTAGTGGGGACATCTTCGCCTTCGGACATGAACGCAAAAGCAGAATTTTATGATACTGGAACAACTACAGTATCAATTGATTCCAGTCATGCCACCCGCGGCGGATGTATTAAAATGAAAGCTATTGGAGGCGCTTATGTTTATTGTACGGTAGCAGGAACAACCTTTAGTTGCAGCGCAACTTCTTGCGAATAG
- a CDS encoding phage terminase large subunit family protein, which translates to MKLSQVSIHAWMLENNIKTESGMPLDFKNHLYMFDVYSDLSPLQAIMKAAQVTMSTAATLKSLWVAKNIQMDMIYTLPTESDRNAFVGGKVNRMIAQNPILQRWTADKDSIEQKIVGQNIIHYRGTWTQKAAIMIPSDLNIYDEVDASKADVIEQYSTRLQHSKFKWEWRFSHPSAEGTGVDKYYQQSTQNHWFIKCPHCNYFQYIAWPHSIDQEKKIFICKKCKKELSPDDRRKGQWVKKYSKREISGYWIPLLICPWVSAKEIIGYQKEKSEEYFYNKVLGLPYVGGGNKLTKAYLLQNLTKDILTPPNNERIVIGIDTGKHLHYVIGGKYGIFYYDVATPTEDNDKDPYNDIRALMNRWPKAIAVIDQGGDLIGSRKLREDYPGRVFLCSYGADRKTKELVRWGKNDEHGAVIADRNRMIQIVVDEFIDKRIPLQGTEKDFYDYWLHWNNLTRVKEVDPKTNDIKRKIWVRSGDDHWAHATVYWRVGVSRFGSEDGKVLMGASPFKNMPAAPEIMPGGIVIGKHPNPQRHMDKFIEQDDKSDWRDID; encoded by the coding sequence ATGAAATTATCCCAAGTATCAATCCACGCCTGGATGCTGGAAAATAACATTAAGACCGAAAGTGGAATGCCCCTGGACTTTAAAAATCATTTGTACATGTTTGATGTATATTCGGACCTGAGCCCTTTGCAGGCCATTATGAAAGCCGCCCAGGTTACCATGTCCACCGCGGCTACCCTAAAATCTTTATGGGTGGCCAAAAATATTCAGATGGATATGATCTATACCTTGCCGACTGAATCGGACCGCAACGCTTTTGTCGGAGGCAAGGTTAACCGGATGATTGCCCAAAACCCCATACTGCAGCGCTGGACGGCCGATAAGGACTCAATCGAGCAAAAGATAGTCGGCCAGAACATTATCCACTACCGGGGCACCTGGACGCAAAAAGCGGCGATCATGATTCCATCAGACCTTAATATTTATGATGAAGTCGATGCTTCCAAAGCGGACGTAATAGAGCAATATTCCACCAGGTTGCAACATTCCAAGTTTAAATGGGAATGGAGATTTTCCCACCCTTCAGCTGAAGGGACCGGAGTTGATAAATATTATCAGCAGTCCACCCAAAACCATTGGTTTATTAAATGCCCGCACTGTAATTATTTTCAATATATCGCCTGGCCCCATAGCATTGATCAGGAAAAGAAAATCTTTATTTGTAAAAAATGCAAAAAGGAATTATCCCCGGACGATCGGAGAAAAGGCCAATGGGTGAAGAAATATTCGAAAAGGGAAATATCCGGATATTGGATACCGTTGTTAATTTGTCCTTGGGTAAGCGCCAAAGAGATAATAGGCTATCAAAAGGAAAAATCGGAAGAGTACTTTTACAACAAAGTTTTAGGCTTGCCTTACGTCGGAGGAGGCAACAAACTTACCAAAGCTTATTTACTCCAGAACCTGACTAAAGATATCTTAACCCCGCCGAATAACGAAAGGATTGTGATCGGAATCGATACCGGTAAACACTTGCACTACGTTATCGGAGGAAAGTACGGAATCTTTTATTATGACGTAGCCACTCCGACGGAAGATAACGACAAAGACCCATATAACGATATCCGGGCTTTAATGAACCGCTGGCCTAAAGCTATCGCGGTAATCGATCAGGGGGGAGACTTAATCGGATCAAGAAAGCTTAGGGAGGATTATCCGGGAAGGGTATTTCTTTGCTCTTACGGAGCGGACCGAAAAACCAAGGAGCTGGTCAGGTGGGGAAAAAACGACGAGCACGGCGCGGTCATAGCGGACCGTAACCGGATGATTCAAATCGTAGTCGATGAATTTATTGATAAAAGAATTCCCCTGCAGGGTACGGAAAAAGACTTTTACGACTATTGGCTTCACTGGAATAATTTAACCCGGGTAAAAGAAGTTGATCCTAAGACTAACGACATTAAAAGAAAAATCTGGGTGAGAAGCGGGGATGATCACTGGGCCCACGCTACCGTATATTGGAGAGTCGGGGTAAGCCGCTTTGGATCGGAAGACGGCAAGGTATTAATGGGCGCTAGTCCTTTTAAGAACATGCCGGCCGCCCCGGAGATAATGCCCGGGGGAATAGTCATAGGGAAGCATCCTAATCCTCAAAGGCATATGGATAAATTTATTGAGCAGGACGATAAAAGCGACTGGAGGGATATTGATTGA
- a CDS encoding phage major capsid protein, with product MTWGNRVTTTTQDYLMPKLVDTILGSNVLFTRFVSKAKKWRGEKLKFPVKYAKNVTGGSFAGFDTFSVEATNNRVNMEYEPKFYKITVALPLDELSVNATEDKVLDLAATEIASATQDMADDLGTIFYSDGTGNNSKDPLGLAALVDDGTTVATIGGLSRATYTTLASTKTASGGSLSLTKMSTLYRACGSGAQKPTIGYCNETVEGLYESLLEPAARIARDVSTMKGVKEIVGGAGFTAFFYKGMPILADEKATAQTLIFLNENEIDWYALPVFDTQPIKFKSAKIEGNDYDSIPTGLGFSWSGWIKPANSATLICHIYLGGNLVTKNPKRHGKLTGITTV from the coding sequence ATGACTTGGGGAAATAGAGTCACAACCACTACCCAGGATTATCTCATGCCTAAGCTTGTAGATACCATTTTGGGCAGTAACGTATTATTTACCCGGTTTGTCAGCAAGGCCAAAAAATGGAGAGGGGAAAAGCTTAAATTTCCGGTCAAGTACGCTAAGAACGTTACCGGCGGATCCTTTGCGGGCTTTGACACCTTTTCCGTTGAGGCTACTAACAATCGGGTGAATATGGAGTACGAACCTAAATTCTATAAAATCACCGTAGCCCTGCCTTTGGATGAATTATCGGTTAACGCGACTGAAGACAAAGTTTTGGATTTGGCCGCCACCGAAATTGCATCCGCTACGCAGGATATGGCGGATGATTTAGGGACTATCTTTTATTCGGATGGCACCGGCAACAATTCCAAGGATCCTTTGGGGTTAGCTGCTTTGGTTGACGACGGGACCACCGTCGCCACTATTGGAGGATTAAGCCGCGCCACTTATACGACCTTGGCTTCGACTAAGACCGCTTCCGGCGGCAGCTTGTCTTTAACCAAGATGTCCACCCTTTACCGGGCCTGCGGATCCGGAGCGCAAAAACCGACTATTGGCTATTGCAATGAAACCGTAGAAGGCTTATATGAATCCCTTTTAGAACCGGCCGCGAGAATCGCCAGGGACGTTTCCACTATGAAGGGCGTTAAAGAAATAGTTGGAGGAGCAGGGTTTACCGCCTTTTTCTATAAAGGCATGCCGATACTGGCTGATGAGAAAGCTACCGCTCAAACTTTGATTTTCTTAAATGAAAACGAGATTGATTGGTACGCTTTGCCGGTATTCGACACCCAGCCGATCAAATTTAAATCAGCGAAAATTGAAGGCAACGATTACGACAGCATTCCTACTGGCCTTGGATTCAGCTGGTCCGGATGGATTAAGCCGGCTAACAGCGCAACCTTAATTTGCCACATCTATTTGGGCGGTAACCTGGTTACCAAAAATCCTAAGAGACACGGTAAATTAACCGGAATTACGACTGTCTAA
- a CDS encoding DUF1016 N-terminal domain-containing protein, whose protein sequence is MDQNEIYIQLVEDCKSIIGESGYKQNVNTLESRWELGQAIADVNDEMDRRKIYGLSVIDNLSRDLGSGFSARNLRYCVQFYKKYKEYKTFGNVLPNLPEGKNTTWRDMCEKYLRSAAEDAQEAGRGQDRPPRSAFRLNEIEDAFKNFAIDILAIRDLEEREDQWEKFKEYFT, encoded by the coding sequence ATGGACCAAAACGAAATTTACATCCAACTGGTAGAAGACTGCAAATCGATTATAGGGGAATCAGGCTATAAGCAAAATGTAAATACCCTAGAGTCGCGCTGGGAATTAGGCCAGGCCATAGCGGACGTTAACGACGAAATGGACCGGAGAAAGATTTACGGCCTTTCGGTAATTGACAATTTAAGCCGGGACTTAGGATCGGGATTTTCCGCGAGAAATTTAAGATACTGCGTTCAGTTCTATAAAAAATACAAGGAGTATAAGACATTTGGCAACGTGTTGCCAAATCTTCCGGAGGGCAAAAACACTACCTGGCGCGATATGTGCGAAAAGTACCTAAGAAGTGCCGCGGAAGACGCCCAGGAGGCCGGCAGAGGCCAGGATAGGCCCCCCAGAAGCGCCTTCAGGCTTAACGAGATAGAAGACGCCTTTAAAAATTTTGCCATTGATATTTTAGCTATTAGAGACTTGGAAGAGCGCGAAGACCAATGGGAAAAATTCAAGGAGTATTTTACTTAA